In a genomic window of Perognathus longimembris pacificus isolate PPM17 chromosome 21, ASM2315922v1, whole genome shotgun sequence:
- the Ubxn8 gene encoding UBX domain-containing protein 8 isoform X2, with the protein MASRGVVGVFLLAALPLLCLELRRGIPELGIKDLILLCGRIFLLLALLTLVISVTTSVLNSFKSSKVYLREEGKEEEEKELRQRQRLVRKRQQEAQGEKATRYIENVLKPQQEMKLKKMEERFYQITGETWKLTSGHKLGGDEDLVLGNASHTSSETSNREAAKRRNLAKLATAVSPPAERPWPMPVLNLPEEPDETDEEVITIAVRRPSGSVLRRRFLKSWSSQVLFDWMRTVGFHPSVYSLSTAFPRKPLPVEAGGSLADLGLTGDTVLIVEEKEPSCQERKDKDCSSA; encoded by the exons ATGGCCTCTCGCGGGGTCGTTGGCGTTTTCCTGCTCGCTGCTCTCCCCCTCTTGTGTCTGGAGCTCAGGCGTGGGATCCCGGAGCTCG gaATTAAAGATCTCATTTTGCTGTGTGGCCGGATATTCTTGCTGCTTGCCCTTCTTACTTTAGTTATTTCTGTGACCACCTCAGTGCTTAACTCATTTAAATCATCTAAAGTTTATCTCAGAG aagaagggaaggaagaagaagagaaagaactaaGGCAAAGACAAAGACTTGTAAGAAAAAGGCAACAAGAGGCACAAGGCGAAAAg gCCACCAGATACATAGAGAATGTTTTAAAACCTCAGCaagaaatgaaattgaaaaaaatggaagaacgCTTTTATCAAATCACGGGTGAAACCTGGAAGCTAACCAGTGGTCACAAACTTGGG GGTGATGAAGATCTGGTGTTAGGAAATGCGAGTCACACATCTTCCGAAACCTCAAACAGAGAAGCTGCGAAGAGAAGGAACTTGGCTAAGCTCGCCACTGCAGTCTCGCCGCCGGCTGAGAGGCCCTGGCCGATGCCG GTTCTTAATTTGCCTGAAGAACCCGATGAAACAGATGAAGAA GTAATAACCATTGCTGTCCGACGTCCAAGTGGGAGCGTCTTGAGGAGAAGGTTCTTGAAGTCTTGGAGTTCGCAG GTCCTGTTTGATTGGATGAGGACAGTTGGCTTCCACCCGTCTGTCTACAGCCTCTCCACGGCCTTCCCCCGGAAGCCGCTGCCGGTGGAGGCGGGCGGCTCGCTGGCCGACCTGGGATTGACCGGGGACACTGTGCTCATCGTGGAGGAGAAGGAGCCGAGCTGCcaggaaagaaaggacaaagacTGCAGCTCCGCCTGA
- the Ubxn8 gene encoding UBX domain-containing protein 8 isoform X1: MASRGVVGVFLLAALPLLCLELRRGIPELGIKDLILLCGRIFLLLALLTLVISVTTSVLNSFKSSKVYLREEGKEEEEKELRQRQRLVRKRQQEAQGEKATRYIENVLKPQQEMKLKKMEERFYQITGETWKLTSGHKLGGDEDLVLGNASHTSSETSNREAAKRRNLAKLATAVSPPAERPWPMPARGSPPRGHAGTEVLNLPEEPDETDEEVITIAVRRPSGSVLRRRFLKSWSSQVLFDWMRTVGFHPSVYSLSTAFPRKPLPVEAGGSLADLGLTGDTVLIVEEKEPSCQERKDKDCSSA; encoded by the exons ATGGCCTCTCGCGGGGTCGTTGGCGTTTTCCTGCTCGCTGCTCTCCCCCTCTTGTGTCTGGAGCTCAGGCGTGGGATCCCGGAGCTCG gaATTAAAGATCTCATTTTGCTGTGTGGCCGGATATTCTTGCTGCTTGCCCTTCTTACTTTAGTTATTTCTGTGACCACCTCAGTGCTTAACTCATTTAAATCATCTAAAGTTTATCTCAGAG aagaagggaaggaagaagaagagaaagaactaaGGCAAAGACAAAGACTTGTAAGAAAAAGGCAACAAGAGGCACAAGGCGAAAAg gCCACCAGATACATAGAGAATGTTTTAAAACCTCAGCaagaaatgaaattgaaaaaaatggaagaacgCTTTTATCAAATCACGGGTGAAACCTGGAAGCTAACCAGTGGTCACAAACTTGGG GGTGATGAAGATCTGGTGTTAGGAAATGCGAGTCACACATCTTCCGAAACCTCAAACAGAGAAGCTGCGAAGAGAAGGAACTTGGCTAAGCTCGCCACTGCAGTCTCGCCGCCGGCTGAGAGGCCCTGGCCGATGCCGGCCCGTGGCTCCCCTCCCCGTGGGCACGCCGGGACCGAG GTTCTTAATTTGCCTGAAGAACCCGATGAAACAGATGAAGAA GTAATAACCATTGCTGTCCGACGTCCAAGTGGGAGCGTCTTGAGGAGAAGGTTCTTGAAGTCTTGGAGTTCGCAG GTCCTGTTTGATTGGATGAGGACAGTTGGCTTCCACCCGTCTGTCTACAGCCTCTCCACGGCCTTCCCCCGGAAGCCGCTGCCGGTGGAGGCGGGCGGCTCGCTGGCCGACCTGGGATTGACCGGGGACACTGTGCTCATCGTGGAGGAGAAGGAGCCGAGCTGCcaggaaagaaaggacaaagacTGCAGCTCCGCCTGA